The Trichoplusia ni isolate ovarian cell line Hi5 chromosome 10, tn1, whole genome shotgun sequence genome window below encodes:
- the LOC113498076 gene encoding uncharacterized protein LOC113498076 — protein MKSTKVKGARTKNMDKLIAAVQARECLWDKSYRGHRNRFKLERYWNEVAAEVGTTSLNCRKKWKNLKDQCRKEMKKNPTDSDWPHFPKLKFIHHQFLAEEEEGDEDTTDEVFNSLDESIKQPKLGYTMRKKLLMNKRRTIDVDMNKLIDLVRVRDIIWNRSLKGHHNWYKLDESWKEIAQELNCTRDEARLKWKYLRDQARKEVRKQDSEWEFLTKLQFLTNQFNDYEGNENNDDSFNPDQDFDADQSTSYYIEQPATVSVKEDDFDEFETKPIIMETDFYDDDDEAQRSIVPTPGEPLKDEDIGFFNSLIPHVKKLGPAKKLMLRMKIQELVYNTVYNQ, from the exons ATGAAGTCCACCAAAGTCAAGGGAGCCCGAACCAAGAACATGGACAAGCTCATCGCAGCCGTCCAAGCGAGAGAATGCCTGTGGGACAAGAGCTACCGAGGACATCGGAACAGGTTCAAGTTGGAGAGGTATTGGAACGAGGTGGCGGCTGAAGTCGGGACTACGA GTTTGAACTGCAGAAAGAAGTGGAAGAATCTAAAAGATCAATGCCgaaaagaaatgaagaaaaatcCGACGGATTCCGACTGGCCTCACTTTCCAAAGCTCAAGTTCATCCACCATCAGTTCTTGGCTGAAGAGGAAGAAGGGGACGAGGATACCACAGACGAAGTCTTCAACTCCTTGGACGAGTCCATCAAGCAACCCAAACTTGGTTATACCATGAGGAAGAAGCTCCTCATGAATAAACGTAGAACCATAGATGTTGATATGAATAAGTTGATTGATTTAGTTCGAGTTAGAGATATCATTTGGAACAGATCTCTTAAAGGACACCATAATTGGTATAAACTTGACGAGAGCTGGAAGGAAATTGCGCAGGAATTGAATTGTACAC GTGACGAAGCAAGACTCAAATGGAAATACCTAAGAGACCAAGCCCGAAAAGAGGTCCGAAAACAAGATTCCGAATGGGAATTCCTTACCAAACTGCAATTCTTAACTAACCAGTTTAACGATTACGAAGGCAATGAGAACAATGATGATTCCTTTAATCCTGATCAAGATTTTGATGCAGATCAAAGTACCAGTTATTATATTGAACAACCTGCAACAGTCAGTGTTAAAGAGGacgattttgatgaatttgaaacaaaacCTATTATTATGGAGACAGATTTctatgacgatgatgatgaagcacAAAGAAGTATTGTACCTACACCTGGAGAACCTCTGAAAGATGAGGATATTGGCTTCTTTAATAGCCTTATACCTCATGTTAAGAAGTTAGGGCCAGCGAAGAAGTTGATGTTAAGGATGAAGATTCAAGAACTAGTTTATAACACGGTTTATAATCAATAG